In Methanofastidiosum sp., one DNA window encodes the following:
- a CDS encoding transferase, with the protein MKPLIIIGAGGFGREVAWLVNDINKQKREWELLGFLDDGKRGRTVEGYPII; encoded by the coding sequence ATTAAACCTTTAATTATTATTGGCGCAGGGGGATTTGGCAGGGAAGTTGCCTGGCTGGTTAATGATATAAATAAACAGAAGCGGGAATGGGAGCTGCTTGGCTTTTTGGATGATGGTAAAAGGGGGCGGACAGTAGAAGGCTATCCTATAATAG
- a CDS encoding glycosyltransferase family 4 protein, whose product MNILYLSILYPQGDQNDNLYTMLVRELKQQGHNITVVVADEARSIDKTGLALENGIEVLRVRVGDQFGVSFIKKGITTLKIEPLLISAIKKHLLSKNFDVVLYSTPPVTFANVAKFCKKVYKCQSYLMLKDILPQGAVDLGLINKRGIIYKVLRRKEENLYKLSDHIGCMSQANIDYLLKHNKYLKKEKIELFPNTIKVLPQKPKPINYVARKKLRLPIDKTIFVFGGNLGIPQGLEFLIDCIADLQNYYEAFFLIVGDGTERKNIEAKIKRLKLENVLLLQRLPKDDYDNLILECDVGLVSLDKRFTVPNYPSRTLAYMDMALPILAVTDKASDIKELLNEAQCGLWAYSGEKIGFTEQVKNLCENKELCIQMGKNGRRYLEEKFDVSRSVKILEDHFGK is encoded by the coding sequence ATGAATATTCTATACCTTTCAATTTTATATCCTCAGGGAGATCAAAACGACAATCTATATACAATGCTGGTAAGAGAATTAAAACAACAGGGTCATAACATAACTGTAGTAGTTGCAGATGAGGCCAGAAGTATTGATAAGACCGGCCTTGCACTTGAAAATGGTATTGAAGTTTTAAGGGTAAGAGTAGGAGACCAGTTTGGAGTGAGTTTTATTAAAAAGGGTATTACTACTCTTAAAATTGAGCCTTTGCTAATATCTGCTATTAAGAAACATTTATTATCAAAAAACTTTGATGTTGTTTTGTATTCAACGCCACCTGTGACTTTTGCAAATGTTGCAAAATTCTGCAAGAAAGTGTATAAATGTCAATCCTATCTCATGCTCAAAGATATCCTGCCACAAGGTGCAGTAGATCTAGGGTTAATTAATAAAAGAGGTATTATATATAAGGTGTTGCGGAGAAAAGAAGAGAACCTATATAAACTTTCTGACCATATAGGTTGTATGTCACAGGCGAATATTGATTATCTATTAAAGCATAATAAATATCTAAAAAAGGAAAAAATAGAACTGTTTCCTAACACCATTAAGGTACTTCCACAAAAGCCAAAGCCTATAAACTATGTTGCGCGAAAAAAACTAAGACTACCTATTGATAAAACCATATTTGTTTTTGGAGGTAATTTGGGTATTCCTCAGGGGCTAGAGTTTTTAATTGATTGTATAGCAGACCTTCAAAACTATTATGAGGCATTTTTTTTAATCGTGGGAGATGGAACCGAACGAAAAAATATCGAAGCAAAGATTAAACGACTTAAATTAGAAAATGTATTGCTCCTGCAGCGTTTACCAAAAGACGACTACGACAACTTGATTTTAGAATGTGATGTGGGCCTGGTTTCACTCGATAAGAGATTTACCGTGCCAAACTATCCATCCAGAACCTTGGCATATATGGATATGGCTTTACCTATATTGGCGGTGACTGATAAAGCTTCTGATATAAAGGAACTATTGAACGAAGCTCAGTGCGGTTTGTGGGCTTATTCAGGAGAAAAGATTGGCTTTACCGAACAGGTAAAAAACTTATGCGAAAATAAAGAATTGTGCATCCAAATGGGGAAAAACGGTAGAAGATACCTGGAAGAGAAATTTGATGTTTCCAGATCGGTAAAAATATTAGAAGATCATTTTGGAAAATGA
- a CDS encoding PIG-L family deacetylase — MIIAPHPDDEILGVGGTISKLVKHEWEVTVVIVTKGYPPMFEHELVEKGRTQAREAHQYLGVKDTVFLEAFPAAMLDQVAHSDLNCAICGVMDKIKPQLLFVPFVGDIHNDHQLVFLSALVASRPVGSSVPRKVLAYETLSETFWNAPYLAPAFAPNVFVNISEELEQKLQAMSIYSSQLKEFPEQRSIQAMKALAELRGSTINVKAAESFVLIRDIVY, encoded by the coding sequence ATGATTATTGCTCCACATCCTGATGACGAGATTCTTGGCGTTGGTGGGACAATTTCAAAGTTAGTAAAGCATGAATGGGAAGTAACCGTGGTAATTGTAACGAAGGGTTATCCACCGATGTTTGAACATGAATTAGTCGAGAAAGGAAGAACTCAAGCACGAGAAGCACATCAGTATCTAGGTGTAAAAGATACGGTGTTTCTAGAGGCTTTTCCAGCCGCAATGCTCGACCAAGTTGCCCATTCAGACCTAAATTGTGCAATATGTGGAGTTATGGATAAGATTAAGCCGCAATTATTGTTTGTTCCATTTGTAGGGGATATTCATAATGACCACCAACTGGTGTTTTTATCCGCACTGGTTGCATCAAGACCGGTTGGAAGTAGCGTGCCTAGGAAAGTGTTAGCTTATGAAACGTTATCCGAAACATTTTGGAATGCGCCTTATCTTGCTCCAGCATTTGCACCCAATGTCTTTGTGAATATATCGGAAGAATTGGAACAAAAGCTTCAGGCAATGAGTATATACAGTTCGCAGCTAAAAGAATTTCCTGAGCAACGATCAATACAGGCAATGAAAGCTTTGGCTGAATTAAGAGGTAGTACGATAAACGTTAAGGCAGCGGAGAGTTTTGTGTTAATAAGAGATATTGTTTATTAA